The Natrinema amylolyticum genome includes the window CGTGTTCTTCTCGATGAGTCGCTCGAAGAGGCCGCCCTTGACCTCGATACCGAGCGAGAGCGGCGTGACGTCGAGCAGGACGATGTCGTCGACCTCGCCGCCGAGCACGCCGCCCTGGATCGCCGCGCCCAGCGCGACGGCCTCGTCGGGGTTGACGTTCTTCTGTGGCTCCTTGCCCGTCAGCTCCTCGACCTTCTCGGCGACCTGGGGCATCCGGGTCGAGCCGCCGACCAGGAGGACCTCGTCGATGTCGTCCTTGTCGTAGCCCGCGTCCTCGAGCGCCTGCTCGGTCGGCGCGACGGTCCGGTCGATCAGGTCCTGCGTGAGCGACTCGAACTTGGCTCGAGTCATCGACTCCTCTAAGTGGATCGGGCCGTCGTCGGTCGCCGTGATGAAGGGCAGGTTGATCTCGGTCTCCTTGCGCGAGGAGAGCTCGATCTTGGCCTCCTCGGCGGCGTCCTTGAGCCGCTGGAGAGCCTGGCGGTCCTCGCGGAGGTCGATCCCGTGTTCGGACTCGAACTCGTCGGCGAGCCAGTCGATGATGGCCTGGTCCCAGTCGTCGCCACCGAGGTCGTTGTCACCGTTGGTCGCGACGACCTCGTAGACGCCGCCGCCGAGATCGAGAATAGAGACGTCGAAGGTGCCGCCGCCGAGGTCGTAGACGAGCACGGTCTGGTCGGAGTCGTCGTCGAGGCCGTAGGCCATCGACGCGGCGGTCGGCTCGTTGATGATGCGCTCGACCTCGAAGCCGGCGATCTCGCCGGCGTCCTTGGTCGCCTGGCGCTGTCGGTCGGAGAAGTAGGCGGGGACCGTGATGACTGCCTTCTCTACCTCGTCGCCGAGATAGTCCTCGGCGTCGTGTTTGATCTTCTGGAGGATCATCGCCGAGATCTCCTCGGGCGTATACTCCTCGCCCTCGATCTCGACGGTGTAGTCCTCCTCGCCGATGTGGCGCTTGATCGAGGCGATCGTCTTTTCGGGGTTCTGGATCGCCTGGTTCTTCGCCGGTTTCCCGACGAGTCGCTCGTCGTCGGTAAAAGCGACGACGGAGGGCGTCGTCCGTTCGCCTTCCGCGTTGACGATGATCTCCGGATCGCCACCTTCCATCACCGCGAACGCACTGTTCGTCGTTCCGAGGTCGATTCCGAGAATTTTGTTGCTCGCCATCGTGGACGGGTATTGTGCGCACTTTGTTTTAAAGGTTACTAGCTGAGCGGAAGCGGCGAATAAAATCCGGACACGCCGGTGTAGCGTCGCGCTCGCGACAGTTTGATCGCAGTAAAATCAGCAGTAAATCCGGCGCGTCCTCGAGCAGTCGCCGGGACCGCAACTCGTTGCCAGGGTCACTGGCCGCCGACGGATCGACGAACGCCGTTCGCGTTACTCGTCCGCTTCGTCCGCCGGGGCGTCCTCGCGGTCGTCGACTTCGCCGCCGAGTTCGATCGCGTCATCCTCGGCGTCGGCTCCGTCGGCCCCGTCACCGGTAGCGTCGTCGCCCTGTCCGGCCGACTCCGCGGAGCCGTCGCCGTCGGTCTCGGCGAGTTCGCCGTTCGAGACGGTCACCTGGGCGTTCTGAATGACCTTGTCGCCCATCTCGTAGCCGGGCGTGTAGACGTCGGCGACCGTCCCCTCGGGCTGGTCGCTGTCGACCTGCATCATGACCTCATGGCGCTGCGGGTCGGTCTCGGTCCCGGGTTCGG containing:
- the dnaK gene encoding molecular chaperone DnaK → MASNKILGIDLGTTNSAFAVMEGGDPEIIVNAEGERTTPSVVAFTDDERLVGKPAKNQAIQNPEKTIASIKRHIGEEDYTVEIEGEEYTPEEISAMILQKIKHDAEDYLGDEVEKAVITVPAYFSDRQRQATKDAGEIAGFEVERIINEPTAASMAYGLDDDSDQTVLVYDLGGGTFDVSILDLGGGVYEVVATNGDNDLGGDDWDQAIIDWLADEFESEHGIDLREDRQALQRLKDAAEEAKIELSSRKETEINLPFITATDDGPIHLEESMTRAKFESLTQDLIDRTVAPTEQALEDAGYDKDDIDEVLLVGGSTRMPQVAEKVEELTGKEPQKNVNPDEAVALGAAIQGGVLGGEVDDIVLLDVTPLSLGIEVKGGLFERLIEKNTTIPTEESKVFTTAADNQTTVQVRVFQGERELAEENELLGEFHLTGIPPAPAGTPQIEVSFSIDENGIVNVSAEDKGSGTTEEITIEGGAGLSDEQIEEMQEEAEKHAEEDQQKRERIEARNAAEATIQRAETLLEENDEQVDDDLRADIEGAIEDLEETVDDDDADADDIESATETLSEELQEIGKQIYQQEAGAGAAGGAAGAGGAAGGAAGAGAGPGGMGGMGGGPNPGPDAGAAGDEDEEFVDADFEDVDFDEDEEDDE